From a single Pseudophryne corroboree isolate aPseCor3 chromosome 6, aPseCor3.hap2, whole genome shotgun sequence genomic region:
- the NRG4 gene encoding pro-neuregulin-4, membrane-bound isoform isoform X1, whose protein sequence is MTTGHGAPCAEKEQKGFCMNGGICYSIGPKQLCRCVDSYTGERCEEILLASVESEPRSDFLINFLVISIFLGLISLGLIYFCCRCKKTLGEDWTFNCILLEVIR, encoded by the exons GTCATGGAGCACCCTGCGCAGAGAAAGAGCAGAAAGGTTTCTGTATGAATGGAGGCATATGTTATAGCATAGGTCCTAAGCAACTCTGCAG ATGTGTTGACAGCTACACAGGTGAGCGCTGTGAAGAAATCCTTTTGGCCAGTGTGGAAAGTGAACCAAGAAGTGACTTTTTAATAAATTTCCTGGTTATATCAATTTTCTTGGGCCTAATATCTTTAGGTTTAATCTACTTTTGCTGCAG GTGTAAGAAGACATTGGGTGAAGACTGGACCTTTAACTGCATCTTATTAGAAGTGATACGATGA
- the NRG4 gene encoding pro-neuregulin-4, membrane-bound isoform isoform X2 — protein MTTGHGAPCAEKEQKGFCMNGGICYSIGPKQLCRCVDSYTGERCEEILLASVESEPRSDFLINFLVISIFLGLISLGLIYFCCRRKLNNRSEGEP, from the exons GTCATGGAGCACCCTGCGCAGAGAAAGAGCAGAAAGGTTTCTGTATGAATGGAGGCATATGTTATAGCATAGGTCCTAAGCAACTCTGCAG ATGTGTTGACAGCTACACAGGTGAGCGCTGTGAAGAAATCCTTTTGGCCAGTGTGGAAAGTGAACCAAGAAGTGACTTTTTAATAAATTTCCTGGTTATATCAATTTTCTTGGGCCTAATATCTTTAGGTTTAATCTACTTTTGCTGCAG AAGAAAATTAAACAATCGTAGTGAAGGCGAGCCATAG
- the NRG4 gene encoding pro-neuregulin-4, membrane-bound isoform isoform X3, which translates to MNGGICYSIGPKQLCRCVDSYTGERCEEILLASVESEPRSDFLINFLVISIFLGLISLGLIYFCCRCKKTLGEDWTFNCILLEVIR; encoded by the exons ATGAATGGAGGCATATGTTATAGCATAGGTCCTAAGCAACTCTGCAG ATGTGTTGACAGCTACACAGGTGAGCGCTGTGAAGAAATCCTTTTGGCCAGTGTGGAAAGTGAACCAAGAAGTGACTTTTTAATAAATTTCCTGGTTATATCAATTTTCTTGGGCCTAATATCTTTAGGTTTAATCTACTTTTGCTGCAG GTGTAAGAAGACATTGGGTGAAGACTGGACCTTTAACTGCATCTTATTAGAAGTGATACGATGA